In Isosphaera pallida ATCC 43644, the sequence GTAGACGTCGCGTCCCCGCACATTTTCCAAGATGCGCACGAAGACGTTGCCGTCGGAAAACAGGATGGTTTCGCTGCGTGCCAGTTCGACTCCGAGGTAGCGGGCGATCCTGAGAGCGAGGTCGTGGCTGGCCTTGCCCGCGAAGATTTTCAGTTCGCCAAAGGGGTCGAACACCTTCTCGCCTCCCTTGGAGGGGTTGGGAATCGGGAAGGGGGGTTGGGATGCCACCTGGTTGCTCATCCGTCCACGTCGCCTCGCCTGAAGGGTTCGGGATGCCGGGGAGAGGGTGCGGTCGGACCCGCCGAGGTGGAAGCCCGTCCCTGGGCATTCGTTGTCGCGTGGCCTGAGGCGCCGCGGGGGTCGCCGCGGGTTCGCTCGATCGTCTCGACGCGAACCGGAGGGGGAGGTTTATCCTAACGCCCCCCGTTCCTTCTGACCATGACGATCCCTCGTCGCAAAGCGATTGGGAGTCGCCGCGTCCCGCCGGGGTCTTCACCACTTGTCGATGGGACCGGAGGGGACGGGGATGGCAAACTCGTGAGCGGAGGGCATAGGTCGAGTGGGACCGGCCGCCTCGATCGCGTCCATGGTGGTCTCAAACTGGGCGACGCTGGAAAGGTTGATGAGTTGGTGATACAGCGACTTAGGCGGACGCAGCGACATGCTGTACCACTTGACGAGCTTGCGAAATTGTAGGCAGCCGAACCGTTCGCCCCGCAGCGCCACGAGGCGGCGGAAGTGGCGGCGGACCAGATCGACCCGTTCGGCGAACTCCGGCTCGGGACCGGCTTCGCCGGTGCGGGCCCAATGGTCCAGATGGCGGAAGATGAACGGGTTGGCCAGCGCGCCTCGGCCCAGAGACACCGCGGCGCAGCCGGTCTCGCGGAACATGGTTTCGGCGTCGTGGATGGTGCGGATGTCGCCGTTGCCGACGACCGGCATCGTCTTGACCGCCTCAACCACTGCCCGGATTCCTTCGCGGTTGACCGGTCCCTTGAACCCCTGGGCACGAGTGCGTCCGTGAACAACGAGCGCCGCGGCTCCGGCCTGCTCGAAGGCCCTCGCCAGGTCCGGGGCCGACAGGGTATGTTCGTCCCAACCTAGACGAGTCTTGATCGTCACGGGCACCTCGACCGCCTTGACCATCTCCTCGACCAAACGCGCGGCGTTGTCCACCTCGCACATCAGCGCTGAGCCGCCCCCAGTTTTGACCACCTTGCGCACTGGGCAGCCCATATTGATATCCACCAGCGTCGCGCCCCGTTCTACCAACCGGGCGGCGGCGGCGGTCATCTCCTCGATTTTTGATCCGTAAAGCTGCATGGCGACCGGACGATCCGCGGGGTCGGTTTCGGTCAGTTCCAGGGCGCGTTGGCGGTTTTCCAGGAGGCTTCGGCAGTTGACCAGGTCGGTGGTGACCAGGCCAAGCCCTCCGCGTTCCCTCACCGAGAGTCGAAAGGCCAGGCTGGTGAATCCCGCCATTGGGGCCAGGAAGAAGCGGGTGGGGATCGGGATTCCCCCCAGACGCAGAGGCTGCTTGAGGATGGCGGGAGGCGGTGGCAATCGCAACGCCAAGGCCTCATCCCGAGCCCCGGGACACGGGGGGATGGCGCGATCTGTGACGCGGGCGTTATCCAGTAGGGCGGTCGAGTCGGCGGGAGGGGTCGGCGGCATCGTCGATCCGATCGGCGGGGGAACGAAACGGCATGAACTCCACCTTCGCAACGGCGCGGCGAGTCGTTTTGTAAAAAGGTATTGTAGCCGATCCGACCGTCAGTGTCCCGATCGTCCACGCGACCCACGATGGGTGCAGTGGAGACGCGGTCGGACGAAAAGGGAGGTTAGCGGTGGGGCGGAAGATTTTCCAAGGGGCTGAGTCCCCAACCAAGCTTGTCGCGCAAGGTCCGATAAAAGCTGTGGCCGGGCAGACGCACCATCGGCAGCGACGAGGCGTCCCGGCGCACCCGCAAACGATCCCCTTTGAGCAGGGGAAACTGACGCTGACCATCCACCACCGCGACCGCAGCGCGGTCCGTAAGGTTCTCCAGTTCGTAGGTTTTATGGGCGGCATCCACCAAGGGACGCTGAGAGAGCGTAAAGGGACAAATTGGGTTGACCACGAACATTTGGGCGTCTTGAGGCAGGATCGGTCCGCCCGCGGAAAGGTTGTGGGCGGTGGAACCCACCGGAGTCGCCAAAATCACACCATCGCCTCGATAGGTAATCACTCGTTCGCCGTCGATGCGCAAACCAATTTCTAAGATGTGGAACTCGGGTGCGGCACGGATAACCACGTCGTTGAGTCCACGAAACACTTCGCTTCGTTCGAAGCCTTTGGGATCGCCCGCGAAAGGGATGAGTTCTCCACGGATGGTCATAAGATGGTCGATTCGGAAGCGACGGGCCGCCAGGTCGTCCAGTCGGTTGATCAGATCTTCGGGGGTCGATTCTGTGAGGAAGCCCAGGCGTCCCATGTTGACGCCGACGACGGGAACCGGGTGGCCCGCCATGCGCCGGGAGGTGTGCAGCACGGTGCCGTCGCCGCCTAGAACGAGGGCCACGTCGGCTTTGAGGTCGGAGAGGTCAGTGGAGTCGGAGAGGTCGATGGGTCCTAGTCGCAGGTCGGGCCGCGCTTGGATCGCCTGGGCGATGCGTTGGGCGTGGTCGTGGACCTGGGGTTTGGAGCCATTGCCCAGAATCGCCACGACCAGAGGCGGTGGATTAGGGCCGCGTGGGGCGGCGTGGGAATCGTCCGAGTCGGTGTCGTCGTCATCCTGCGTCGGGTTGTTCTGGCCAAGGTCGTCCCAGGTCATGGGTGGTGGCTCAACTCGATTCGACTCGACTCGGTTGGAGTTTGGGGAGGCAGGGTGGGACAGTCACGGGGTTAGGAACAGTCGGATCGGATCAAGCGCGTCGAGTCGGGACCCGCCTCGTGGAGATCCTAACCGACCACGCTCGTTGGTGGCGAGGGGATCCGGACTGGAACGCGCAAGACGCGAGGCCGATTAACGGCGGAGAGGGACGAGGGGCCTCAGATCGTCATGGCGGTTTCGGCTGGACCCGCGGCGAGTCCAGCGGCTTGATGGTTGGCCGACGCGGTTGGTGCGGACATGAGGTCGGCGGGATGGGACGGGAATCCCGCGGCGCGGGCGGCCTCCAAAGCGGCACGGACCAAGCCCTCGACATCCAGCCCGACCTCGGCGAGTTGTTCGTCGCGTTCGGCGTGCATGATGAACCGATCGGGCAGCCCCAAACGGGTGACATGGCGCGTGTCGATACGATGCGCGTTGGCTAGTTCCAGGACTGCTGCGCCGAATCCACCCATCAGGCAACCTTCCTCGACGGTGATGACAAAGGGAGATTCAGTGAGGGTTTGGAGGATCACGGCTTCATCTAGCGGTTTGACGAACCGCGCGTTGACCACCCCGACCCGGAGGCCGTGGTCCCGTCGCAGAATCTCGGCGGCCCGAAGCGCGGTGGGAACCTGAGCGCCGAAGACCAAAAACGTGCCGTCGGGCTGACGGTCCAGCACTTCCGCTTTGCCCAGTTCGATGCGGGGGGGATGGAGGCGTTCGACCACCTCCAGCGCGGTTTTGGGGTACCGAATCGACACTGGGCCGTTGTGGGACAGGCCGAAGTCGATCATGGCGGCGACCTCGCCTCCGTCGCCGGGAGCCATCACGACCATGTGGGGGAAGATCCGCATCCAGGCGATGTCGTAGGTGCCGTGGTGGGTAGGGCCGTCCGAGCCGACCAGACCCGCCCGATCCAGCGTGAACAGCACCGGTAGGTTTTGAAGCGAGACCTCCTGGAAAATCTGGTCGTAGGAGCGCTGGAGGAAGGTGCTGTAGATATCCACCACCGGACGCGCTCCGGCCTTGGCCATACCCGCAGCGAAGGCGACCGCATGGCTTTCGCAAATCCCGACATCGAAGAATCGCTCGGGATAGGTGTCACGGATCTTCTGAAGTTTGTTGCCTTCGCACATCGCCGCAGTCAGCACCGAGACCCGGGGATCGCGGGCCATCGCCTCGAAGAGTGCGCTGGAGACGGCGTCGGTGAAGGCTTTGGAGGAGGGGGCATTGGCCTTGAGCGGAGCGACCGAAACCGTACCGCCCGCCTTTTCGACCTTTTGGAACGGCTGAGGGGCGTGGAACTTGACCGGGTCGGCCTCAGCCGGAGCGAAGCCCCGGCCCTTGTCGGTGAGGACGTGGAGCAGGACTGGCCCGTTGAGTTTTTTCACCTTCTGAAGGTAGGCCCGCAGGGTCGGCAGGTGGTGGCCGTCGATGGGACCCAGATAGGTGAAACCCAGTTCCTCGAACAACATCCCGCCGTTGACCGACGCCTTGACCGCGTCCTTGACCGTCTGCATCGTCCGCTCGGCGAAACCGCCCACCAGGGGCAGGCGGCGAATCCAATCCTTGACGCGACGGTTCAGGTCATTGTAGGTCGGGGCCATCCGAATCCGGTCCAGGTAGTTGGCCAGGCCGCCAACCCGCGGACAAATCGACATCTTATTGTCGTTCAGGATCAGCAAAAATGGCCGCTTGAGGCCGCCCGCATTGTTCATGGCCTCGAAGACGATCCCTGAGGGCAGCGCGCCGTCGCCCACCACGGCGACCGCGAAGGTGTCGGGGCGGCCCATCAGTTCATCGCCTAGCTTGAGCCCCAGGGCTGTCGAGGCGGCGCAACCGGCGTGGCCAGTCATGAAGAGGTCAAAGTCGGATTCGGCCGGGTTGGGGTAGCCCATCAGCCCCCCCTTGGAGCGGATCGTCTCCAACTGACTGGCGCGGCCGGTGATGAGTTTGTGCGGATAAACTTGATGCCCGGTGTCCCAAATCAGTCGATCCCGGGTGAAGTCGAACTCCAAGTGAAGGGCCAGACAAAGCTCGACGACGCCGAGATTACTCGCAAAGTGGGCCGAGCGGCGGCTAACGACTCGAATCAGCTCCTCGCGCATCTCGCAAGCGAGCTGGTCGAGTTGAGCCTCAGTGAGAGTGTGGAGGTCGGCTGGCGCGGCGATCCTCGCCAAGAGCGCGCTGGTCATCAGCGATCCCTTTCCAACAAAGTTCGTGCCAGGCCAACGAGCCTGGCGGAGCGGTCACCCAACGGTCTCAAGGCGGTCACGGCCTGATCGACCAGACTCCGCGCTCGTCGACGGCTTTCCTCAACGCCGAGGAAGGCGGGATAGGTCCATTTCCCCAGCTCGAGATCCTTACCCACCTTCTTCCCGGTTTTGGCCGGGTCGCCGGTGGCGTCGAGGAGGTCGTCTTGAATCTGAAACGCCAGACCCAGGGCGCGGCCGTATTCATCCAGCGCGGTGGTGAGTTCGGCGTTGGCCCCCGAGGCTGCCGCGCCCATTGTCAGCGAGGCCCTCAGCAGCGCGCCGGTCTTGCGCAAATGGATCGCCTCTAACAACTCGACCGAACCCTGCTCGCGTGGGATCGACTCGGCCTGGAGGTCGGCCATCTGACCGCCGACCATCCCTCGGAAGCCGGCGGCCTCGGCTAGGATGCCCACGCAGGCCGCAGCGCGTTCGGCAGGGCGAACGCCCGCGACCACCGCGCCGAAGGCCAAGGTCAAGAGGCCATCACCGGCCAGAATTGCTGTGGCCTCGTCAAACTCGACATGGGTGGTCGGGCGTCCCCGGCGGAGGTCGTCGTCGTCCATCGCGGGCAAATCATCGTGAACCAAGGAATAGGCGTGGACCAACTCGACCGCACACGCCGCGGCCAAGGCGTTTTCAATCGCGTCGTCGCCGCCGACCGCCTCGGCGGCTAACAAGGTCAGCTTGGGACGCAGGAGCTTGCCGCCCCCCAGGGTAGAATATCGCGCCGCGCGGGCGAGACGGGCGGGGCAGACCCCATAAGGACCCGCCGCGTTCGGATGCTCCTCCACGGGTGGAAGCAGAGCGTCCAGCGCCGTTTCAATACGCTGGCCCAGGTAGCTTAGGCAATCGACGAGATCTCGCCGCCAGAGGGGAATGGATTCCTTGTCCTCACGGGCTCGGGGCGAGACGGAGTCGGCGGTTGGAGTAACGGATGGGGAATGGGTCATAGTCAACGATGGGACGGGGCGGACGACTCATCGTCGTGGAGTCGGGTTCAGGCGGGTGCCACGTCGGATTCCAACCCCCCTCTATTCGACCCAACCTCATTCGGTCAAACACTCGGGGGATCGGAACGTTCGGTCGCGGCGGTATTGTGAGCGACCTGCGGCCCAAAGTCCATCCTTTGCCCGGAAAAGTTCTTGGGATCGCCCAATCAAGCTGGACGCGACCAGCAGAGAGCGAGGCTCGGACCTAGCTCTGGACTTCCCCCGGCGTGCTAAAAGGTCCACCTTCATCGAGCAGCCGGGACGCGGCATGGCGCGGGATGGAGGGAGTTTACTCCTGGCGGGGTTCGTCGCCGCTGGCGAACGGTTCCAGACGAGGTTGGCCTTGCTCATCCAAACCGGCCAGAAGATGGACTCGACGCTCGGCTTGGTCCAGCAAGTTTAGGCAGTGGGCCACCAGTTGGATTCCTTCGGCGTGGCGATGAAGCGCCTCGTCCAGGCTCAGTGTGCTTGATTCGAGAAGTCGGACGGTTTCCTCAAGGCGTTCCAGTGCTACTTCGAAGCCGGGATGCGCTTCGGAGGCCGAACGAGACAAATCCGGGGACGGCGACGACGAATCGGGCATAACGCGACGCCTTGAGCTGCCGACGAGAAAGCCACGCCAACGGGCGTGCCGGGTTGGGCGGTCATCCGGCGACGCTGGGGCGTTGGTCATCCTCAACCGCGGTCGGTCGATCGTCAAGCGGTCACTCCGCAGGGGGCCGGGTTCGGATCGTCGGCGCGGGATGGTTGGAGGCCGTTTGGTTTTGGTCCGTTCCTGGTTGAGGAACTCAACGCAGGCGCACGAGTTCCTCTTCCCCGAAGGGAAGTGGCACATTCATCCGCAGAGCGGGATCGGCAAAAAGGCGGGCCGGCACACCGATGTCCGCCAGGTAGACTTCGCCGGCGTGTCCCTTGACCCCGCGCACGTACAGCCCTTGTTTAGCCAGCGTGCCGCAGAGGGTGGCGTTGGCGTCGATGGCCGGCTCGAAGACCTCGCCGCTGGTGGCGTCGATGCCGGAGGGCATTTCCCAGGACAGGGTCGGCGTGCTTTTTTGGGCGTTGGCCCAGCGCACTAAAACCGCCTCGCCCTCGCGTGGGGCGGATCGTTCCAGGGGATCGACGATCGTCTCGATGATGAGCGCGGGCGGCAGCACGTGGCCAACGTTTTCTTGGTCGTCGATGGGAAGATGCATCCGATCGAGGATGGTCAGTTGGTTTTGGGTGGCTGCGGGCAATGCTTTGATGTGACCGGCGTGGAACAACGAGACGTTAGCTCCCCAGGCATGCAGACGCCGCGCCGCCACCGCCCCGACCACGCAACGCGAACCCGGCCCGATTAACACCACCACCGGCTTGCCCCGGGCGTCTCCCTCCAAGAACCGCTTGCGGCCCAGGCGGGCTAACGCCAAGCCGGAGGCTTCAGCTAACTGGAGCGGATCGAGTTTGTAACCCTGAACCATGAGCCGTTCGACCTCCACGGCCTGCTCGCGGGTCAGGTGGGGCAATTCGCCCTTGAAAATCGGCAACGCCATCGGACCGCTCCAACAATCGAAACAACGGGGCGGGAAGGACGCGCGAAGACGCCGAACAGAACAGATCGGAACCAACAACCACCCCGACGCCTCCCCTTCCCACCCACCTCCTACCTGGCTGACGCCCAACTCCGAACCGACCCAGCGTCAAACCAGATGAGATGGTCCAACAATCAACCCGATCTGCGACTAGTTGAAATCGTCCAGGGGACTCCGCCGACCTAGAACGGCCATAGCGTGGGGCTGGTTGGCGAAGGCATGGCTTGGAAAGTCGCGGCTGTCTCGCACCAGGACCGCGTCTTGGGACGTTTGGCCGTCAATCCCGTTTCGAGACCGACAAGGAGGCGGCGGGGTGCCGATTTGACCAAATCGAACTTTGGGACTCGAACACCTCACCTGAAGAGATCGGTTTGGTCCTCGATCCAGCCGGGCGGACGAGCCTCTTCATCAATTTTACCGCGAAGCCGTGTGAAAGAAAGAGACCGCGGTTGAAACCCGCTCAACTTGCGGGCCAATGAGGGGAGCGGCCTTGCTGAAAGGCGAGGAAACCTTCGCGGGCTTCCGCTCCGAGACGGATCGTGGCGGCCACCGCCGCGGCACCTCGGAGCGATTCGGGACGATTCTGAGCCTCGTCGAGTAGCTTCTTGGTGGTTGCCATCGCCTCAGGAGCGTTGCGGGCCAATTCAGCGGCCCACTCCAACGCCTGGTCCACCACCTGGTCGGCCGGGGCGATTCGATTGACCAACCCCCACATCATCGCGGTTCGAGCGTCGATCAGA encodes:
- the dusB gene encoding tRNA dihydrouridine synthase DusB, translated to MPPTPPADSTALLDNARVTDRAIPPCPGARDEALALRLPPPPAILKQPLRLGGIPIPTRFFLAPMAGFTSLAFRLSVRERGGLGLVTTDLVNCRSLLENRQRALELTETDPADRPVAMQLYGSKIEEMTAAAARLVERGATLVDINMGCPVRKVVKTGGGSALMCEVDNAARLVEEMVKAVEVPVTIKTRLGWDEHTLSAPDLARAFEQAGAAALVVHGRTRAQGFKGPVNREGIRAVVEAVKTMPVVGNGDIRTIHDAETMFRETGCAAVSLGRGALANPFIFRHLDHWARTGEAGPEPEFAERVDLVRRHFRRLVALRGERFGCLQFRKLVKWYSMSLRPPKSLYHQLINLSSVAQFETTMDAIEAAGPTRPMPSAHEFAIPVPSGPIDKW
- a CDS encoding NAD(+)/NADH kinase yields the protein MTWDDLGQNNPTQDDDDTDSDDSHAAPRGPNPPPLVVAILGNGSKPQVHDHAQRIAQAIQARPDLRLGPIDLSDSTDLSDLKADVALVLGGDGTVLHTSRRMAGHPVPVVGVNMGRLGFLTESTPEDLINRLDDLAARRFRIDHLMTIRGELIPFAGDPKGFERSEVFRGLNDVVIRAAPEFHILEIGLRIDGERVITYRGDGVILATPVGSTAHNLSAGGPILPQDAQMFVVNPICPFTLSQRPLVDAAHKTYELENLTDRAAVAVVDGQRQFPLLKGDRLRVRRDASSLPMVRLPGHSFYRTLRDKLGWGLSPLENLPPHR
- the dxs gene encoding 1-deoxy-D-xylulose-5-phosphate synthase, with translation MTSALLARIAAPADLHTLTEAQLDQLACEMREELIRVVSRRSAHFASNLGVVELCLALHLEFDFTRDRLIWDTGHQVYPHKLITGRASQLETIRSKGGLMGYPNPAESDFDLFMTGHAGCAASTALGLKLGDELMGRPDTFAVAVVGDGALPSGIVFEAMNNAGGLKRPFLLILNDNKMSICPRVGGLANYLDRIRMAPTYNDLNRRVKDWIRRLPLVGGFAERTMQTVKDAVKASVNGGMLFEELGFTYLGPIDGHHLPTLRAYLQKVKKLNGPVLLHVLTDKGRGFAPAEADPVKFHAPQPFQKVEKAGGTVSVAPLKANAPSSKAFTDAVSSALFEAMARDPRVSVLTAAMCEGNKLQKIRDTYPERFFDVGICESHAVAFAAGMAKAGARPVVDIYSTFLQRSYDQIFQEVSLQNLPVLFTLDRAGLVGSDGPTHHGTYDIAWMRIFPHMVVMAPGDGGEVAAMIDFGLSHNGPVSIRYPKTALEVVERLHPPRIELGKAEVLDRQPDGTFLVFGAQVPTALRAAEILRRDHGLRVGVVNARFVKPLDEAVILQTLTESPFVITVEEGCLMGGFGAAVLELANAHRIDTRHVTRLGLPDRFIMHAERDEQLAEVGLDVEGLVRAALEAARAAGFPSHPADLMSAPTASANHQAAGLAAGPAETAMTI
- a CDS encoding polyprenyl synthetase family protein, which gives rise to MTHSPSVTPTADSVSPRAREDKESIPLWRRDLVDCLSYLGQRIETALDALLPPVEEHPNAAGPYGVCPARLARAARYSTLGGGKLLRPKLTLLAAEAVGGDDAIENALAAACAVELVHAYSLVHDDLPAMDDDDLRRGRPTTHVEFDEATAILAGDGLLTLAFGAVVAGVRPAERAAACVGILAEAAGFRGMVGGQMADLQAESIPREQGSVELLEAIHLRKTGALLRASLTMGAAASGANAELTTALDEYGRALGLAFQIQDDLLDATGDPAKTGKKVGKDLELGKWTYPAFLGVEESRRRARSLVDQAVTALRPLGDRSARLVGLARTLLERDR
- the xseB gene encoding exodeoxyribonuclease VII small subunit — translated: MTNAPASPDDRPTRHARWRGFLVGSSRRRVMPDSSSPSPDLSRSASEAHPGFEVALERLEETVRLLESSTLSLDEALHRHAEGIQLVAHCLNLLDQAERRVHLLAGLDEQGQPRLEPFASGDEPRQE
- a CDS encoding NAD(P)H-hydrate epimerase; this translates as MALPIFKGELPHLTREQAVEVERLMVQGYKLDPLQLAEASGLALARLGRKRFLEGDARGKPVVVLIGPGSRCVVGAVAARRLHAWGANVSLFHAGHIKALPAATQNQLTILDRMHLPIDDQENVGHVLPPALIIETIVDPLERSAPREGEAVLVRWANAQKSTPTLSWEMPSGIDATSGEVFEPAIDANATLCGTLAKQGLYVRGVKGHAGEVYLADIGVPARLFADPALRMNVPLPFGEEELVRLR